The Zestosphaera sp. genome has a segment encoding these proteins:
- a CDS encoding beta-CASP ribonuclease aCPSF1, which translates to MALIDKVRLKILEEIYKNIPPEAGLTKIEFEGPEIAIYLRDVKSVLEKEELIKSIAKIIKKRVVVRVDESSRKDFSDALEIILNEVPPDLGLTKEDVTFDEVLGEVIIKTTNPTAFFKDKRQLYNKIFMETGWRPRILRKPPLRSSILESTVKYLISQSEARRKILRSVGDRIHRDTLFKDPYVRITALGGFQEVGRSSILLETQESKILLDFGYNPSAPTLKQSMPRLDVANIPVEDIDAVVVTHAHLDHCGLVPLLFKFGYEGPVYATEATRDLMILLQLDLLDISKREGKPLPFDLQDVHKALLHTVTLKYGEVTDIAPDVRLTFYRAGHILGSAIAHLHIGVGLHNIVYTSDFKYGKTRLLDEAHTEFPRVDTLLMESTYGNATQLPRDEAEAKFVDVINRTLQRKGKVLIPTLAVGRAQEVLAILATAMDEGKIPETPVYVEGMINEVTAIHTAYPDLLSSEIRNLINEGRNPFLHKAFKVVEPGKARVEIVDSDEPAVILATSGMLTGGPAVEYFKIMASDPKNTILFVNYQVEGTLGRKVKDGVKNVNLVVEDKLETITINMEVEAIEGFSGHSDQNQLLAYLESLTPKPKKIILNHGEPEATNKLYSLIEERKKKNRSLIPATTEVYKPRVLDSLALVV; encoded by the coding sequence GTGGCTTTAATAGATAAGGTTAGACTGAAGATTTTAGAAGAGATATACAAGAATATACCTCCCGAGGCAGGACTAACTAAGATAGAGTTTGAAGGTCCTGAGATAGCTATATACTTGAGAGACGTGAAGAGTGTTTTAGAGAAAGAAGAACTGATTAAGTCTATAGCGAAAATCATAAAGAAGAGGGTAGTAGTCAGGGTTGATGAGTCTTCACGTAAAGACTTTAGTGATGCTCTGGAAATAATACTTAATGAAGTGCCGCCCGACCTAGGCTTAACCAAGGAAGACGTGACTTTCGACGAGGTCTTGGGGGAAGTCATAATCAAGACTACTAACCCAACAGCTTTCTTCAAAGATAAGCGCCAGCTATATAACAAGATATTCATGGAGACTGGGTGGAGGCCCCGCATACTCAGGAAGCCGCCGCTAAGGTCTTCGATTCTGGAGTCGACGGTGAAGTACTTAATATCGCAGTCAGAAGCTAGGAGGAAGATACTCAGGAGTGTTGGTGATAGGATACATAGAGACACTTTATTTAAAGACCCGTACGTGAGGATAACTGCTTTAGGAGGTTTTCAGGAGGTAGGGCGTTCATCGATACTTCTCGAGACACAGGAGTCTAAGATATTACTAGACTTCGGGTATAATCCCTCCGCACCAACACTTAAGCAGTCTATGCCTAGGCTAGACGTAGCTAACATACCTGTAGAAGATATTGACGCTGTAGTAGTTACTCACGCGCACTTAGATCACTGCGGTTTAGTACCGCTACTCTTTAAGTTTGGTTATGAGGGGCCTGTGTACGCTACTGAAGCTACTAGAGACTTGATGATCTTGCTTCAGCTAGACTTGCTCGACATATCTAAGCGTGAGGGCAAGCCACTACCCTTCGACTTGCAAGACGTTCATAAGGCGCTACTGCATACAGTGACTCTGAAGTACGGTGAAGTCACTGACATAGCTCCTGACGTGAGACTCACTTTTTATAGGGCTGGGCACATACTCGGTTCAGCTATTGCGCACCTACACATAGGTGTGGGTCTGCACAACATAGTCTACACTAGTGATTTCAAGTACGGGAAGACTAGACTACTTGATGAAGCACACACAGAGTTCCCGAGAGTCGATACTCTCTTGATGGAGTCTACTTACGGGAACGCCACGCAGTTGCCTAGAGATGAGGCGGAGGCTAAGTTCGTGGACGTGATTAACAGGACTCTCCAGAGGAAGGGTAAGGTACTCATACCTACTCTCGCGGTTGGTAGAGCTCAGGAAGTGCTGGCTATCCTGGCGACAGCTATGGACGAGGGTAAGATACCTGAGACACCAGTGTATGTGGAGGGCATGATAAATGAGGTGACAGCTATACACACGGCCTACCCAGACTTGCTATCAAGCGAGATACGCAACCTGATAAATGAGGGTAGGAATCCCTTCCTCCATAAAGCATTCAAGGTTGTTGAGCCTGGGAAGGCTAGAGTAGAGATAGTAGATTCTGACGAGCCAGCCGTAATACTAGCTACGTCAGGCATGCTCACAGGCGGTCCTGCAGTAGAGTACTTCAAGATCATGGCTTCAGACCCTAAGAACACTATACTATTCGTTAATTACCAGGTTGAGGGTACTCTAGGGCGTAAAGTTAAAGACGGTGTTAAGAACGTGAATCTAGTAGTAGAAGACAAGCTAGAGACTATAACTATAAACATGGAGGTAGAAGCTATAGAAGGATTTTCCGGGCATTCAGACCAGAATCAGCTACTCGCTTATCTAGAGAGCTTAACTCCTAAGCCGAAGAAGATAATACTGAATCACGGCGAGCCTGAAGCTACTAACAAGCTCTACAGCCTCATAGAAGAACGCAAGAAGAAGAACAGGTCTCTCATCCCGGCAACTACGGAAGTTTATAAGCCTAGAGTACTCGACTCGCTAGCGCTAGTTGTTTGA
- a CDS encoding DUF211 domain-containing protein → MGLKKIVLDVLKPIREPTLVTLAKNLSRVSGVKEVSIVVSEMDVETVTLVITINGNNIDYDEVENTLRELGVALHSVDEVVFESEVAGGTEEVEEG, encoded by the coding sequence ATGGGTCTCAAGAAAATAGTCTTAGACGTGCTTAAACCTATAAGAGAGCCGACGCTAGTCACACTAGCTAAAAACCTCTCGAGAGTTAGCGGTGTTAAGGAAGTCTCTATAGTAGTTAGTGAGATGGACGTGGAGACAGTAACTTTAGTAATCACTATCAACGGCAACAACATAGACTATGACGAGGTAGAAAACACTCTGAGAGAGTTGGGTGTCGCTCTCCACAGCGTAGATGAGGTAGTATTCGAGTCTGAAGTTGCTGGAGGGACTGAGGAAGTAGAGGAAGGTTAA
- a CDS encoding cation:proton antiporter — protein MDASLIFLIAASQWITLFLTRYGIPSIPVYVVLGALYASFSSASQASTPLLSMALLFLFFYAGMNVDLDSVRRRLRDALVLTLLNVSLTVTLVSLLLVGLNVGLLASLVVGVALANTATEIVVVVLQESRVDLLAVRNLIIAASFVDDLLLVFLVALVQSAVFMAPATASVNVVLLNMVLLGVPFIISYASFKSVSRMSWSEFVVFASALVFTLSFLTRWLGISEYMGVYVAGLTLSVFKLKRDPTLTYSTKLSSLLEHLTTYMKFFVYPLFFVVLGTLLSITSFFNFTTLLLLLAAFLGKLLGFIIYSLVFSELSLSESFLGGLIMNSRGSIESALTLTAYLNGLIDLSLFQGALAVVVLSSILVPFIIRMIIIKKFIY, from the coding sequence GTGGATGCTTCACTCATCTTCTTAATCGCTGCTAGTCAGTGGATTACGCTATTCTTGACTAGATACGGCATCCCGAGTATTCCAGTCTACGTGGTGTTGGGGGCTCTCTACGCTAGCTTCTCGAGCGCGAGTCAAGCAAGCACTCCCTTACTGAGTATGGCTCTACTCTTCCTGTTTTTCTATGCAGGAATGAACGTCGACTTAGATTCTGTTAGGAGGAGGCTGAGAGACGCGCTAGTCTTGACACTTCTTAACGTATCGTTGACTGTCACGTTAGTGTCTCTACTTCTCGTAGGTTTAAATGTTGGTTTGCTCGCTTCTCTAGTGGTTGGGGTAGCACTAGCTAACACCGCGACTGAGATTGTTGTGGTAGTGCTTCAAGAGTCTAGAGTTGATTTGCTTGCTGTGCGGAACTTGATTATAGCGGCTTCCTTCGTTGACGACTTACTGCTAGTGTTTCTGGTCGCGTTAGTTCAGAGTGCTGTTTTTATGGCTCCGGCGACCGCAAGTGTTAATGTCGTGTTGCTTAATATGGTTCTCTTAGGAGTTCCTTTCATAATATCATACGCTTCTTTCAAGTCTGTGAGCAGGATGTCTTGGAGTGAGTTCGTCGTCTTCGCTTCAGCTTTAGTGTTTACTTTAAGTTTCTTGACTCGCTGGCTAGGTATTTCCGAGTATATGGGTGTTTACGTAGCTGGATTAACTCTGAGTGTTTTTAAGCTAAAGAGAGACCCGACACTAACCTACTCAACAAAACTTTCTAGCTTGCTAGAACACTTAACTACTTACATGAAGTTTTTCGTGTATCCTCTCTTCTTCGTTGTTTTAGGTACTCTATTAAGTATTACTTCATTCTTTAACTTCACTACGTTATTACTGTTGCTCGCTGCTTTCTTGGGCAAGCTTCTCGGCTTCATAATATATAGTCTAGTGTTTAGTGAGCTTAGTCTTAGTGAGTCTTTCTTGGGGGGACTAATAATGAATTCTAGGGGGTCTATAGAGTCAGCACTTACTCTGACCGCATATCTTAACGGGTTAATAGACTTGAGTCTTTTTCAAGGCGCTCTAGCTGTCGTGGTATTATCTTCTATATTAGTGCCTTTCATAATTAGGATGATAATTATTAAGAAGTTTATTTATTAG
- a CDS encoding LSm family protein, whose protein sequence is MSDAAQRLLSENLGKLILVKLRGNKLLRGVLRSFDQHLNIVLEDAEEILENNSRKLGVVVIRGENIIFMSPV, encoded by the coding sequence ATGAGTGACGCGGCTCAACGATTGCTGAGTGAAAACCTCGGTAAGCTAATACTAGTCAAGCTACGCGGCAACAAGTTACTTAGGGGAGTCTTAAGAAGCTTTGACCAGCACCTAAACATAGTTCTTGAAGACGCTGAAGAAATTCTCGAGAATAACTCGAGGAAGTTAGGGGTAGTAGTGATTAGAGGAGAGAACATAATATTCATGTCGCCCGTGTAA
- a CDS encoding 50S ribosomal protein L37e, whose product MMKGTPSMGKRSKGKTHIRCRRCGRHSYNVAKGYCAACGFGATKRIRRYSWASKKVNRVRIK is encoded by the coding sequence ATAATGAAAGGAACTCCCTCCATGGGTAAACGGAGTAAGGGCAAGACACACATTAGGTGTAGGAGGTGCGGGAGGCACTCCTACAACGTAGCTAAGGGGTACTGCGCCGCGTGCGGTTTCGGCGCTACTAAACGTATTAGGAGGTATTCTTGGGCGAGCAAGAAAGTCAATAGAGTGAGGATTAAGTAG
- a CDS encoding radical SAM protein, which yields MLPLVGFVCKPRKELGRVLKKGRPSDMRVGILVPMPYTAAVSSLFMQLAYYYLNSLEGVLAFRYVYDYKEDVVEALDACLSLNNLDVLLVSASFELDYPYLARVLAGLGMLPRRAGTKPLIIVGGLSPTSNPLPLSKIADAVVIGEAEPLLDKLIDLLGYSDSLSKLREEENIVTFPPEGVKKKAVAEDLDSVFFPTTQHHPLDEEPVYGQGLRIEVSRGCRRFCAFCLEGHVSAPFRYRSLRRIEDIVSEGLETSPAKRVIFYSLSFFDVPYAEELLEKLVSEGVEFSVPSLRPDYLTTKRVELIARGGQKTLTIAPEILVPEISCPLGKCFDVEALKELLIYSVRAGFRHVKLYLMTGFPKEDVGVSVSAVKKLIQEVLRAGVKIPPKFFRLSINLLVPKPWTPFQYLPPQHIKQKENNLTLFQKNLSSKYVEVETYSTDWLFTQAVIGLGDARTSDLIIELGVKGVTLGNLKKLIRELRTDELRYIKEGWKDPPWMKHLDLGINTKYLETRHKILTT from the coding sequence ATGTTACCGCTAGTAGGGTTTGTTTGTAAGCCTAGGAAAGAATTAGGGAGAGTGTTGAAGAAGGGCCGTCCTTCAGACATGAGAGTAGGTATTCTAGTTCCCATGCCTTACACGGCTGCTGTAAGTTCTTTATTCATGCAGTTAGCTTACTACTACCTTAATAGTCTTGAGGGAGTCTTGGCGTTCAGGTACGTGTACGACTATAAAGAAGACGTCGTTGAAGCACTTGACGCTTGTTTAAGTCTTAATAATCTTGATGTTTTACTCGTATCAGCGTCTTTCGAGCTTGACTACCCCTACTTAGCTAGGGTCTTGGCCGGGTTAGGAATGCTCCCGAGAAGAGCAGGAACTAAGCCCCTGATCATCGTCGGGGGCTTATCACCTACTTCAAACCCGCTCCCACTATCTAAGATAGCTGATGCTGTCGTCATAGGTGAGGCAGAACCCCTGCTAGACAAGCTGATTGACTTGCTCGGGTATTCAGACTCGTTAAGTAAGTTGAGAGAAGAAGAAAACATAGTGACTTTCCCTCCTGAGGGCGTCAAGAAGAAGGCAGTAGCTGAAGACCTAGACAGTGTTTTCTTCCCTACTACACAGCACCACCCACTAGATGAGGAGCCCGTGTACGGTCAGGGACTTAGGATAGAGGTTTCTAGGGGTTGCAGGAGATTCTGTGCTTTTTGTTTAGAAGGTCACGTGTCAGCTCCTTTCAGGTACAGGTCTTTAAGAAGAATAGAAGACATCGTGTCAGAAGGTCTTGAGACTTCCCCGGCAAAGAGAGTAATTTTCTACTCACTATCGTTTTTTGACGTGCCGTACGCTGAAGAACTGCTTGAGAAGCTAGTGTCTGAGGGTGTAGAGTTTAGCGTGCCTTCTTTAAGACCTGACTACTTAACTACTAAGCGTGTAGAGTTGATTGCTCGCGGGGGTCAGAAAACCCTGACTATAGCTCCTGAAATCCTAGTCCCTGAAATCTCGTGTCCTCTAGGCAAGTGTTTTGATGTAGAGGCTCTTAAAGAATTACTAATCTACTCAGTTCGAGCAGGCTTCAGGCACGTTAAGCTATACCTCATGACTGGCTTCCCTAAAGAAGATGTGGGGGTCAGCGTAAGTGCTGTCAAGAAGCTGATTCAAGAAGTTCTTAGAGCTGGGGTTAAGATACCGCCTAAATTCTTCAGGTTAAGCATTAACTTATTAGTCCCGAAACCGTGGACTCCCTTCCAGTACCTCCCCCCACAACACATCAAACAAAAAGAAAACAACCTCACATTATTCCAGAAAAACCTGAGTAGCAAGTACGTGGAAGTCGAGACCTACAGTACTGACTGGCTATTCACTCAAGCAGTAATAGGACTTGGAGACGCAAGAACCTCAGACTTAATAATAGAATTAGGAGTCAAGGGAGTAACTCTAGGCAACCTAAAGAAATTAATTAGAGAACTAAGAACAGACGAACTACGATATATCAAGGAAGGGTGGAAAGACCCACCTTGGATGAAGCACCTAGACCTAGGCATCAACACAAAATATCTAGAAACCAGACACAAAATACTCACTACATAA
- a CDS encoding flavin reductase family protein, protein MVLGTLCRDNRVNFMPASWNTPISEEPPTVGVVVDRETFTNECLESLGEATINVPSDTQLQLVYNIGSVSGRNVDKVTKFSLELVPSTRIRPPGLKGSIAILESRVHEKVPVGEVNFYIFEILLVKVLEGLADEWSIDFNKTNVLLHGAGRVFHKVTPTKIFAKKP, encoded by the coding sequence ATAGTATTAGGTACTCTCTGCAGGGATAACAGAGTCAACTTCATGCCTGCAAGCTGGAACACGCCAATCAGTGAGGAACCACCTACAGTAGGTGTTGTGGTAGATAGAGAAACGTTCACTAACGAATGCTTAGAAAGCTTAGGTGAAGCGACTATCAACGTACCTAGCGACACGCAACTACAGCTAGTCTACAACATAGGCTCAGTATCAGGCAGGAACGTAGATAAAGTCACCAAATTCTCTCTAGAACTAGTGCCGAGCACGCGGATTAGGCCGCCAGGACTCAAGGGCTCTATAGCGATACTAGAGAGTAGAGTTCACGAGAAAGTCCCCGTAGGCGAGGTAAACTTCTACATATTCGAAATACTCTTAGTTAAAGTCTTAGAAGGCTTAGCTGATGAATGGAGCATAGACTTCAACAAAACCAACGTGCTACTACACGGAGCTGGCAGAGTCTTCCATAAAGTCACGCCCACCAAAATCTTCGCAAAGAAACCCTAA
- a CDS encoding DUF99 family protein, which produces MTNTLTIGIDDGYFTQEFKELRLKTLLVGVLCAGKKPKSVKMTTVVVDGSDGTSRALEIIEEFMRDFTTSINAVFLDGVTVAGFNFIDPEEINAKTGIPVVVLFKTKLKLEKVKTALVKHFSDWRDRYEVIERNYGRAQEVVTRRKNLRVSSYGLDLSEVSKLVSLLQHVSAVPEPLRLADMIASGLTKNTCLLNILR; this is translated from the coding sequence ATGACTAACACACTAACTATAGGAATAGACGACGGTTACTTCACTCAAGAATTTAAGGAGTTGAGACTCAAGACTCTCTTAGTAGGTGTTTTATGCGCGGGTAAGAAGCCCAAGAGTGTTAAGATGACTACGGTAGTCGTAGACGGCTCAGACGGCACTTCCAGAGCTCTTGAAATTATTGAGGAGTTTATGAGAGACTTCACCACGAGCATCAACGCTGTTTTCTTAGACGGGGTCACTGTAGCCGGCTTCAACTTCATAGACCCGGAAGAAATCAACGCTAAGACGGGAATACCTGTCGTAGTGTTGTTTAAGACTAAGCTGAAGCTAGAGAAGGTGAAGACTGCACTAGTTAAGCACTTCAGTGATTGGAGAGATAGGTATGAAGTAATAGAACGCAATTACGGGAGGGCGCAGGAGGTAGTGACGCGCAGGAAGAACTTAAGGGTTTCTTCGTACGGGCTCGACTTAAGCGAGGTCTCTAAGCTAGTGTCGCTTCTTCAACACGTTTCCGCGGTGCCGGAACCTCTGAGGTTAGCAGACATGATAGCTTCGGGATTGACTAAGAACACGTGCCTCCTAAATATTTTGAGGTAG
- a CDS encoding orc1/cdc6 family replication initiation protein, whose amino-acid sequence MNREVLRSDYVPEYLPHREEQIRKLTEVLSPLLRGERPSNVFIYGLTGTGKTAVVKYILKKISDYAKKVGNDRFVPVYINCRHENTTYRVLSTLVESLGGKVPFTGLSTAEVFRRLKTRIGSAGKIVVIVLDEVDALVKRAGDEILYRLTRINEELEKGKVSVIGITNDVRFRDSLDPRVRSSLSEEEILFPPYDAIQLSDILRDRASKAFRQGVISEGVIEYCASIAAKEHGDARRALDLLRIAGEVADRLGDDHVKIEHVKMAREELENDMVSAVVQTLPQHSKLVLLATALAGGKLNSTGDLYMKYREIAKSLGLEPVTQRRVSDIISELEMAGLFIAKVVNRGRYGKTKEIELAVDRNIILKTLKDDVKLLSK is encoded by the coding sequence ATGAATAGAGAAGTCCTTAGGTCTGATTACGTGCCGGAGTACTTGCCACATAGGGAGGAGCAGATTAGGAAGCTGACTGAAGTACTCTCGCCTCTGCTGAGGGGTGAGAGACCTAGTAACGTGTTTATTTACGGCTTAACAGGGACTGGCAAGACAGCAGTAGTCAAGTATATCTTGAAGAAGATCAGTGATTACGCTAAGAAAGTAGGTAATGACAGGTTCGTGCCAGTCTACATAAACTGCAGACACGAAAACACTACCTACAGAGTCTTGTCAACACTGGTTGAGTCTTTAGGTGGTAAAGTTCCTTTCACGGGGCTTTCTACGGCGGAGGTCTTCCGTAGGCTGAAGACAAGGATAGGTTCGGCCGGCAAGATAGTAGTTATCGTTCTCGACGAGGTCGACGCTCTAGTAAAGAGAGCTGGTGATGAGATTCTCTACAGGCTGACTAGGATTAACGAGGAGCTTGAGAAGGGGAAAGTCTCGGTTATCGGGATAACTAACGACGTCCGCTTCAGAGACAGCCTAGACCCTAGAGTAAGGTCTAGCTTGAGTGAGGAGGAGATACTGTTCCCTCCCTACGACGCAATACAGTTATCAGACATACTGAGAGATAGAGCTTCGAAAGCGTTTAGGCAGGGAGTCATTAGTGAGGGAGTGATAGAGTACTGTGCTTCTATAGCAGCTAAAGAACATGGAGACGCTAGGAGAGCTCTCGACTTACTCAGGATAGCTGGTGAGGTTGCGGATAGGTTAGGTGATGATCACGTCAAGATAGAGCACGTGAAGATGGCTAGAGAAGAACTAGAAAACGACATGGTCTCGGCAGTAGTTCAGACACTGCCGCAACACAGTAAGCTAGTCTTACTAGCTACCGCCTTAGCTGGAGGAAAACTCAACAGTACTGGAGACCTCTACATGAAGTACCGAGAAATAGCTAAGTCGCTAGGGCTTGAGCCAGTAACTCAGCGTAGAGTCTCAGACATAATTAGTGAGTTAGAGATGGCCGGCCTATTCATAGCTAAGGTAGTTAACAGAGGGAGGTACGGGAAGACTAAAGAGATAGAGCTAGCCGTAGACCGCAACATAATACTCAAGACACTTAAAGACGACGTAAAACTACTGAGTAAGTAA
- a CDS encoding PUA domain-containing protein: MSSYPLRKKELKKIEEYVTSQFPKLVAVLGELESGFITELESVGKQEVSLVILNGLPAFIQVGEDIKTPTLVLVKMAGIESTQYAVVDEGAVKHLLNGADVMSPGITECSGFQKEALVTVWNPKKETPLCIGKALMSCDEIMSIRKGKAIKNIHYAGDKIWKKCLEILAKKS; this comes from the coding sequence ATGAGTAGTTATCCTCTGAGGAAGAAAGAACTTAAGAAGATTGAGGAGTACGTGACCTCACAATTCCCTAAGCTTGTGGCGGTGTTAGGTGAGCTGGAGTCAGGCTTCATAACAGAGTTAGAGAGTGTTGGTAAGCAGGAAGTCAGTCTAGTAATCCTCAACGGGTTGCCGGCCTTCATACAGGTAGGTGAGGACATTAAGACACCAACACTAGTCTTGGTGAAGATGGCGGGGATCGAGAGCACCCAATACGCGGTAGTTGATGAGGGTGCAGTCAAGCACTTACTAAACGGCGCTGACGTCATGTCACCAGGAATAACAGAGTGTTCAGGTTTTCAGAAAGAAGCTCTAGTAACTGTCTGGAACCCCAAGAAAGAAACACCACTCTGTATAGGTAAAGCTCTGATGAGTTGCGATGAGATAATGAGTATACGTAAAGGAAAAGCAATAAAAAACATCCACTACGCTGGCGACAAGATATGGAAGAAATGCTTAGAAATACTAGCAAAGAAAAGCTAG